A single Desulfobaculum xiamenense DNA region contains:
- a CDS encoding class I SAM-dependent methyltransferase, translated as MTSDKQRTVTEFYDSFAEQFFRETAHLDISAAWEPFLAAMPEHANILDAGCGSGRDSLYFAKLGHKVTAFDASQAMVERAREHTGLCVHQLRFDEMTWDGEFDGVWANASLLHLSEDELLTALSRIATALRPGGTAYASFKYGQGTHETRGGALFHNACDEERLARLVANVPSLRTVQTWVTGDRRPDHVTQKWLNALICRQQ; from the coding sequence ATGACCTCGGACAAACAGCGCACCGTCACCGAATTCTACGATTCCTTCGCGGAGCAGTTCTTCCGCGAAACCGCACACCTGGACATTTCCGCAGCATGGGAGCCTTTCCTCGCCGCCATGCCCGAGCACGCGAACATCCTCGACGCCGGATGTGGCTCCGGCCGCGACAGCCTGTACTTCGCGAAACTCGGGCACAAGGTCACGGCCTTCGACGCCTCGCAGGCCATGGTCGAGCGCGCCCGCGAGCACACCGGGCTGTGTGTGCATCAACTGCGCTTCGACGAAATGACATGGGATGGCGAATTCGACGGCGTATGGGCCAACGCCTCGCTGCTGCACCTCTCGGAGGACGAGCTGCTGACAGCACTTTCGCGCATCGCCACGGCCCTGCGCCCCGGCGGCACGGCCTACGCGTCCTTCAAGTACGGTCAGGGAACGCACGAGACCCGAGGCGGAGCGCTCTTCCACAACGCCTGCGACGAGGAGCGCCTTGCACGCCTCGTTGCGAACGTTCCGTCCCTGCGCACGGTTCAGACATGGGTCACGGGAGACAGACGCCCGGACCACGTGACGCAAAAATGGCTCAACGCCCTCATCTGCCGTCAGCAATGA